One Candidatus Thiopontia autotrophica genomic window carries:
- a CDS encoding membrane integrity-associated transporter subunit PqiC, with translation MTGYNSRDKKVNSILLWLAMFAFLFGTLAGCSVVPTVAPTTTHFFLLDAVDIVERADKEDDGYSVGIHPVVLPSYLNRPQLVSRIALNELYLSENNRWGEPLKENISRVLFENIKAILENSKVERLPKQGKQPAYAIQVYIDRFERFPDQRIYLDAYWKIGGGDRGELMRSASLISDPVDVAGESATVKSMSELLKQLSIEISASIK, from the coding sequence ATGACTGGATATAATTCAAGAGACAAAAAAGTAAATTCCATCCTGCTTTGGTTGGCAATGTTTGCTTTTCTTTTTGGGACCTTGGCTGGATGCTCAGTTGTACCAACTGTTGCTCCAACCACAACACATTTCTTTCTTCTTGATGCTGTTGATATTGTTGAGCGGGCAGATAAGGAAGATGATGGGTATTCAGTTGGCATACATCCTGTGGTTCTGCCATCATATCTGAATAGGCCGCAGCTGGTGTCCAGAATTGCGCTTAACGAACTCTATCTATCGGAGAACAATCGATGGGGGGAGCCACTAAAAGAGAATATTTCCAGGGTCCTGTTCGAGAATATAAAGGCGATACTGGAAAACAGTAAGGTGGAAAGATTGCCAAAACAGGGCAAGCAACCAGCATATGCAATACAGGTTTATATAGACAGATTTGAGCGGTTCCCAGACCAGAGAATTTATCTGGATGCATACTGGAAAATTGGTGGAGGAGATCGGGGCGAGCTGATGCGATCTGCTTCTCTGATAAGTGATCCAGTTGATGTTGCGGGAGAGTCTGCGACAGTCAAGAGTATGAGTGAGCTGCTGAAACAGCTCTCAATTGAGATCAGTGCGTCTATAAAATAG
- a CDS encoding class I SAM-dependent methyltransferase, producing MPKPNLTNPFDSNAARYDQWFERHQTTYQLELAAIKELLPTHGKGIEIGAGTGRFMGPLGIENGIEPSASMRTIAAKHGLVLQDGVAEDLPLSDNSYDYLLFITALCFVDSASQALYEAYRVLRENGTLIIGMIDKASHLGKEYERNRHNSIFYQHAYFYSVKEIVEIARKTGFSHFQYRQALFPKTGHTESSSAKGHGDGAFVVISARKAPKMA from the coding sequence TTGCCAAAACCAAATCTAACAAATCCATTCGACTCTAATGCAGCTCGGTATGACCAGTGGTTTGAGCGCCATCAGACAACCTATCAACTAGAGCTGGCTGCCATTAAAGAGCTCTTGCCCACTCATGGCAAAGGCATTGAGATAGGTGCTGGAACCGGTCGCTTTATGGGGCCACTCGGAATAGAGAACGGCATTGAGCCCTCAGCCTCGATGCGTACTATCGCAGCAAAGCATGGGCTCGTATTGCAAGATGGAGTTGCAGAAGATCTGCCATTATCAGACAACAGCTACGACTATCTGCTTTTTATAACCGCTCTCTGTTTTGTCGACTCAGCATCACAGGCCCTATATGAGGCCTATCGAGTCCTGCGAGAAAATGGCACCTTAATCATTGGCATGATCGATAAGGCAAGCCACCTTGGAAAAGAGTACGAACGAAACAGGCATAACAGCATCTTTTATCAACATGCCTACTTCTACTCAGTTAAAGAGATAGTGGAGATAGCGCGTAAAACCGGATTCAGCCATTTTCAATATAGACAGGCTCTTTTCCCAAAAACCGGTCATACGGAATCATCCTCTGCCAAGGGCCATGGGGATGGTGCGTTTGTTGTTATCAGCGCCAGGAAGGCACCAAAAATGGCCTGA
- a CDS encoding malate dehydrogenase: MLQEALDYHARKPYGKIATLPTKPFETQHDLSLAYSPGVAAPVREITANPKEVNRYTGKGNLIAVVTDGSAVLGLGNVGPLAAKPVMEGKAVLFKKFADIDVFDIEIDASSNQAFIETVARISPTFGGINLEDISAPHCFEVERALIDRLNIPVFHDDQHGTAIIIAAGLLNALKLQEKSLESSNIVCLGAGAAAIASMQLLLTLGACKEQITMVDRKGVVHGGRTDINLYKQLFARTTDRRTLSEAMEGADIFIGLSGPNLVTQAMIKSMAERPIIFALSNPDPEIHPQQARDARSDLIMATGRSDLPNQVNNVLCFPYIFRGALDAKATTINTEMKVAAVKALQHLTCEPILDEMREAYPDEELQYGPNYIIPKPLDPRLRGYVSTAVRRAAIESGVAGQSEF; the protein is encoded by the coding sequence CTGCTGCAAGAGGCGCTCGACTATCATGCGAGAAAACCATACGGCAAGATTGCGACACTTCCGACCAAACCATTCGAGACCCAACATGATCTGAGTCTGGCATATAGCCCTGGGGTTGCCGCCCCTGTGCGTGAAATCACCGCCAACCCTAAAGAGGTTAACCGCTATACCGGCAAGGGCAACCTGATTGCCGTTGTAACTGACGGCAGTGCCGTTCTCGGTCTGGGCAATGTGGGGCCTCTGGCTGCAAAGCCGGTGATGGAAGGAAAGGCTGTCCTCTTCAAGAAATTTGCTGATATTGATGTCTTTGATATAGAGATTGATGCATCATCCAACCAGGCATTTATCGAAACCGTAGCACGCATCTCCCCCACTTTTGGTGGAATAAATCTTGAGGATATCTCGGCGCCGCACTGCTTTGAGGTTGAACGCGCACTGATTGATCGCCTCAACATACCTGTATTTCATGATGATCAACATGGTACAGCCATTATCATTGCGGCCGGTCTGCTCAATGCGCTCAAGCTGCAGGAGAAGTCACTGGAATCTTCCAACATTGTCTGTCTTGGTGCAGGTGCTGCCGCCATCGCCTCGATGCAACTTCTACTCACCCTTGGAGCATGCAAAGAACAGATAACCATGGTAGACCGAAAAGGTGTAGTTCACGGGGGGAGAACAGATATAAACCTCTACAAGCAACTCTTTGCCAGAACCACAGATCGACGAACTCTCTCTGAGGCAATGGAAGGTGCGGATATATTTATCGGTCTCTCCGGCCCCAACCTGGTCACTCAGGCCATGATCAAGAGCATGGCAGAACGTCCCATCATCTTTGCTCTCTCAAATCCCGATCCGGAGATTCATCCACAACAGGCTCGTGATGCTCGATCAGACCTGATCATGGCTACCGGGCGCAGCGACCTTCCAAACCAGGTAAATAATGTTCTCTGCTTTCCATATATCTTTCGTGGCGCGCTGGATGCCAAGGCCACAACCATCAATACCGAGATGAAAGTTGCTGCCGTCAAGGCTCTGCAGCATCTCACCTGTGAACCAATCCTTGATGAGATGCGAGAGGCCTACCCAGATGAGGAGCTGCAGTATGGGCCAAACTACATTATTCCAAAACCACTGGATCCTCGACTACGAGGCTATGTCTCCACAGCGGTGAGGCGAGCAGCTATTGAGAGTGGGGTAGCTGGACAATCCGAGTTCTGA
- a CDS encoding glutamate synthase subunit beta has protein sequence MMGNIYQFIEVSRMDPSKTSAEQRITEYKEIYAPFNEQDAATQADRCLSCGNPYCSWKCPVHNHIPHWLKLIADGEIEKAAELSHRTNSLPEMCGRVCPQDRLCEGACTLNDEFGAVTIGNVEKYISDTAFARGWRPDLSRVEPTGKKVAIVGAGPAGLGCADVLTRNGVQCVVYDRHPEIGGLLTFGIPEFKLEKGVVRNRRAIMEEMGIEFRLNTEIGKDLSFSELESEHDAIFLGMGTYKYMNARIPGEELSGVNAALDFLISNINHNNGYEKDPADFINMAGKRVVVLGGGDTAMDCNRTSIRQGAESVTCSYRRDEANMPGSKKEVANAKEEGVQFRFNTQPVEIVGDGRVEGLKVISTQLGEPDENGRRRPEPIPGSEEIIPADVIIVAFGFQPNPPEWVGENQIETDERDRVIATEEQKYMKQTSNPKVFAGGDMVRGSNLVVSAIWDGRKAAEGILDFLEV, from the coding sequence ATAATGGGTAATATCTACCAATTTATCGAGGTCTCCCGCATGGACCCATCCAAGACCTCGGCTGAACAGCGTATCACCGAGTACAAGGAGATCTATGCCCCGTTCAACGAACAGGATGCTGCAACTCAGGCAGACCGCTGCCTCTCCTGCGGCAACCCGTACTGCTCATGGAAATGTCCGGTCCACAACCACATCCCCCACTGGCTGAAACTGATTGCCGATGGCGAGATTGAGAAGGCTGCTGAGCTTTCACACCGTACCAATTCACTGCCGGAGATGTGTGGTCGAGTCTGTCCACAGGATCGTCTCTGCGAGGGTGCCTGCACCCTGAATGATGAGTTTGGTGCCGTCACCATTGGTAATGTCGAGAAATATATCTCCGACACCGCCTTTGCCCGTGGCTGGCGTCCGGATCTATCCAGAGTTGAGCCAACCGGTAAAAAGGTTGCCATTGTTGGAGCTGGCCCTGCCGGGCTTGGCTGTGCTGATGTACTGACCAGAAATGGCGTACAGTGTGTAGTCTATGATCGCCATCCAGAGATTGGCGGCCTGCTCACCTTTGGTATCCCGGAGTTCAAGCTGGAGAAGGGTGTGGTTCGTAACCGCAGAGCCATTATGGAGGAGATGGGAATCGAGTTCCGTCTCAATACCGAGATTGGCAAGGATCTCTCTTTCAGTGAGCTTGAGTCGGAGCATGATGCCATCTTCCTGGGAATGGGGACATACAAGTACATGAACGCGCGCATTCCTGGTGAGGAGCTGTCGGGTGTTAATGCCGCGCTCGACTTCCTGATCTCAAACATCAACCACAACAACGGTTATGAGAAGGACCCTGCCGACTTTATCAATATGGCCGGCAAGAGAGTTGTGGTTCTGGGTGGTGGTGATACCGCCATGGACTGCAATCGTACCTCTATCCGTCAGGGCGCAGAGAGCGTTACCTGCTCCTACCGTCGTGACGAGGCCAATATGCCCGGCTCCAAGAAGGAGGTGGCAAATGCCAAGGAGGAGGGTGTCCAGTTCCGCTTCAATACCCAGCCGGTCGAGATTGTAGGTGATGGCAGGGTTGAGGGGCTGAAGGTTATATCTACTCAACTGGGTGAGCCTGATGAGAATGGACGCCGCCGCCCTGAACCAATACCCGGCAGTGAAGAGATTATCCCTGCGGATGTCATCATTGTTGCCTTTGGCTTCCAGCCCAACCCCCCAGAGTGGGTTGGTGAAAACCAGATTGAGACTGATGAGCGTGATAGAGTTATAGCCACTGAAGAGCAGAAGTATATGAAGCAGACCAGTAACCCCAAAGTCTTTGCTGGTGGTGATATGGTGCGTGGCTCCAACCTGGTGGTCTCGGCTATCTGGGATGGTCGCAAGGCAGCAGAGGGAATTCTAGATTTCCTTGAAGTTTAG